A window of Panicum virgatum strain AP13 chromosome 8K, P.virgatum_v5, whole genome shotgun sequence contains these coding sequences:
- the LOC120644696 gene encoding G-type lectin S-receptor-like serine/threonine-protein kinase At1g34300, whose protein sequence is MEPMQGKDRSRWIAHSNRNTKRFTKREIERITNNYKTILGRGAFGEVYRGDLDKNIVVAVKRLVCNLKENFDQELNVHREVNHKNIVRLIGYCAEENALMIVTEYIPNGNLNDILHRASCIPTISLETRLRIATECAEALTYMHSYMYTQVIHGDIKPANILIDGRLKAKVSYFGISRLVNDPDKTLFTENFIGSIGYMDPLFARDGRLTVKSDVYSFGVVLVELITRKRAATSDGETNIVDAFTNALANGARGVGELFDAEIASQNNVKILDGVAKLAGECLLMERGRRPEMIDVVERLRTLWKASHQVRQQQWVDLFSWARKNRPTAPALVTTTSPPGLCRRFSLEEMKVATRNFDELLVVNPNDTICSVYCGGIDGGATRVAIMRPNYRHDDGGYDFRSAIKMRSELNHGHIVPLIGYCEEDSETILVYDFMACGSLHCHLYENQQEPQLTWKERLGICIGAARGLHYLHRGTDHTIVHGSLNSTNILLDENLVAKIIDGGLSDNASGQWVLSSNFLEENPHDLTKESDVLDFGVLLFEVLSGKPGRVLPRGDILKRVSDYKREGKLDQFFDPALKEEINLQSLNKFVKTAARCVADHSIDRPSMVDVLWDLEYALQLQVNVC, encoded by the coding sequence ATGGAACCGATGCAAGGGAAAGACAGATCAAGGTGGATAGCGCATAGCAATCGTAACACAAAACGCTTCACAAAACGCGAGATAGAAAGAATAACCAACAACTACAAGACTATTCTCGGGAGGGGTGCATTCGGAGAAGTTTACAGAGGCGACCTGGACAAAAATATTGTGGTTGCAGTGAAGAGGTTAGTCTGCAATTTGAAAGAAAACTTTGATCAAGAATTGAATGTCCATCGTGAAGTTAATCACAAAAACATAGTCAGGCTCATTGGCTATTGTGCAGAGGAAAATGCCCTAATGATCGTCACCGAGTATATCCCTAATGGAAACCTAAATGACATTCTTCACAGAGCCAGCTGCATTCCCACCATCTCTTTGGAAACACGCCTTAGAATCGCCACAGAGTGTGCAGAGGCATTGACATACATGCATTCTTACATGTATACTCAGGTCATTCATGGGGACATCAAGCCTGCTAACATACTTATAGATGGAAGACTCAAAGCAAAAGTATCATATTTTGGAATATCAAGATTGGTCAACGACCCAGATAAAACTTTGTTCACTGAGAATTTTATTGGCAGCATAGGTTACATGGATCCTTTGTTTGCTCGGGATGGACGCCTCACCGTGAAGAGTGATGTCTACAGTTTTGGAGTTGTCCTAGTCGAACTGATCACGAGGAAAAGGGCAGCAACATCAGATGGGGAAACAAACATTGTTGATGCATTTACTAACGCTCTTGCAAATGGGGCAAGAGGGGTGGGAGAGCTCTTTGATGCCGAAATTGCAAGCCAGAACAACGTGAAGATTCTGGATGGGGTTGCAAAGCTAGCCGGTGAATGCCTGCTGATGGAAAGGGGCAGACGTCCTGAGATGATTGATGTCGTAGAACGACTCCGGACACTTTGGAAAGCTTCACATCAAGTACGACAACAACAATGGGTAGATTTGTTCTCTTGGGCAAGGAAGAACAGGCCTACCGCTCCAGCTCTAGTGACGACGACTTCGCCCCCAGGCCTCTGCCGTCGGTTCTCACTTGAAGAGATGAAGGTTGCAACAAGAAACTTCGATGAGTTGCTTGTTGTTAATCCAAATGACACTATTTGTTCAGTTTACTGTGGTGGGATTGATGGGGGAGCAACTAGAGTTGCTATCATGCGCCCTAACTACAGGCATGACGATGGTGGCTATGATTTCCGCTCTGCGATAAAAATGAGGTCAGAGCTCAACCACGGTCATATTGTGCCGCTGATTGGTTATTGCGAGGAGGACAGCGAAACGATCCTGGTGTATGATTTCATGGCTTGTGGAAGTCTGCACTGTCACTTGTATGAGAACCAGCAGGAGCCACAACTTACTTGGAAGGAGCGTTTGGGGATCTGCATTGGTGCAGCTCGTGGCCTACACTACCTTCACAGAGGTACAGATCATACCATCGTCCACGGGAGCCTGAACTCAACAAATATTCTCCTCGATGAGAATTTGGTTGCCAAGATTATTGATGGTGGTTTGTCCGATAATGCTAGCGGCCAATGGGTCTTGAGTTCCAATTTCttagaagaaaaccctcatgaCCTAACTAAAGAATCAGATGTCCTTGATTTTGGTGTTCTGCTGTTCGAGGTCCTGTCTGGAAAACCAGGTCGAGTTCTTCCAAGGGGAGACATATTAAAGAGGGTGTCGGATTACAAGCGGGAGGGCAAGCTTGATCAGTTTTTTGACCCTGCTCTTAAGGAAGAAATTAATCTACAATCTCTCAACAAGTTTGTCAAAACTGCTGCGAGATGTGTTGCTGATCATAGCATTGACCGTCCGTCGATGGTGGATGTGCTCTGGGACCTCGAGTATGCCCTTCAGTTGCAGGTGAATGTATGCTAG